The stretch of DNA GCCCAGATCGCCGCCGAACTCGGGATGAGCGAGGGCCGCCTGCTCGTCGACGACACGATGTGGGCGCTGTTCACGCAGGACCTCCGCGAGGCGCTCCCCGGCGCGACGTTCGGCCTCGCGAGCGAGGTGCTGGGCGAGCTTCGGGTCCGGAAGGACGACGCCGAACTCGACGCGATGCGCCGGGCCGGCGCCGTCGCCGACGAGACGGTGCGGGAGCTCCGGGCGATGGGCGCGGACGCGCTCGGGCTGACCGAGGCCGAGCTCGCCGCCGAGATCGAAGAACTGCTCGACGCGAACGGCGGCACGGGCGTCGCCTTCGAGACGATCGTCGGTGTCGGCCCGAACGGTGCGAAGCCACACCACCACCACTCCGACCGAGAGATCGCGCCCGGCGAGCCGGTGGTGCTCGACTTCGGCACCCGTGTCGACGGCTACCCCGCCGACCAGACGCGAACGCTCGTGTTCGGCGGCGAGCCCAGCGAGCGGTACCGCGAGGTGCACGAGATCGTCCGCGAGGCCCAGCAGGCGGGCGTGGATGCAGTCGAACCGGGCGTCACCGCGGAGTCCGTCGACGCCGCCACCCGGGCGGTGATCGAGGACGCGGGCTACGGCGAGGAGTTCATCCACCGCACCGGCCACGGCGTCGGTCTCGACGTGCACGAGGAGCCGTACGTCGTC from Halolamina sediminis encodes:
- a CDS encoding M24 family metallopeptidase, encoding MHDDSFRRRTRDAQQRLRDRSDDGLVLFPSRNLRYLAGYSEDPGERHFLLFVPAEGEPVFFVPELSGEQVREASWVGEVRTWSDAEDPVPTIAQIAAELGMSEGRLLVDDTMWALFTQDLREALPGATFGLASEVLGELRVRKDDAELDAMRRAGAVADETVRELRAMGADALGLTEAELAAEIEELLDANGGTGVAFETIVGVGPNGAKPHHHHSDREIAPGEPVVLDFGTRVDGYPADQTRTLVFGGEPSERYREVHEIVREAQQAGVDAVEPGVTAESVDAATRAVIEDAGYGEEFIHRTGHGVGLDVHEEPYVVEGNDRELRPGMVFSVEPGIYLPGEFGVRIEDLVVVTEDGCERLNDTDRGWRC